GCCAGCCGCGCCACGTGGCGGCGCCACGCGTGGTGGCGGCCGCCCGTCATGAGCGAGTTCATCCGGTCGTAGCGCGCGGCGATGCGCGTGAACATCACCCTGACCGCGTCGGCCCGCTCGGGCACGATCATTGAAGGGCTCGCCTCGCCGGAGGCACCGTCTCGGCTCGCAGGGCCATCCTCTATATATAGAGACCGGCGACGACCGAGACGAGGACGATCAGGGCGATGTAGCCGTTGACGTTGAAGAAGGCGACGTCGAGACGCGAGAGGTCGCGCGGACTCACGAGCGAGTGCTCGTAGACGAGGAGCGTGACCACCGCGAGCCAGCCCGCCCAGTATGCGAGGCCCAGCCCCGTCAGCCACCCGAGGAGCGCCAGCGCCGCCGCCGTGAGGGCGTGGTTCACGCGCGCGGTGACGAGCGCCGGGCCGACGCCGAAGCGGGCGGGCACGGAATGGAGCCCCTGCGCGCGGTCCACGTCCACGTCCTGGCAGGCGTAGAGCAGGTCGAAGCCCGCGATCCAGACCGTGAGTGCGAACCAGAGGACGAGGGCGGGCGCGTCGAAGGCGCCGCGCACCGCGATCCAGCCGCCGGCCGCTGCGATTCCGTCGGTGAAGCCGAGGATCCAGTGGGACGTCCAGGTGAAGCGCTTCGTGTAGGAGTAGCCGACGAGGAAGACGAGGGCGAGCGGCGCCAACGCGAGGCAGAGCGGGTTCAGCCGCCACGCCGCGACGAACAGGAGCGCCGCCCCCGCCGCCGCGAAGAGCCGCAGCTCCCAGACGCCGAGCGAGCCCGTGGGGAGGTGGCGTCCCGCGGTTCTCGGATTCGCCGCGTCGATCGCGCGATCCACGACGCGGTTCGCCGCCATCG
The sequence above is a segment of the Candidatus Methylomirabilota bacterium genome. Coding sequences within it:
- a CDS encoding UbiA-like polyprenyltransferase; its protein translation is MLDAIKFEHTVFALPFAYIAMVLAAGGWPGWRTLGWVTAAMVGGRTCAMAANRVVDRAIDAANPRTAGRHLPTGSLGVWELRLFAAAGAALLFVAAWRLNPLCLALAPLALVFLVGYSYTKRFTWTSHWILGFTDGIAAAGGWIAVRGAFDAPALVLWFALTVWIAGFDLLYACQDVDVDRAQGLHSVPARFGVGPALVTARVNHALTAAALALLGWLTGLGLAYWAGWLAVVTLLVYEHSLVSPRDLSRLDVAFFNVNGYIALIVLVSVVAGLYI